In the genome of Parus major isolate Abel chromosome 2, Parus_major1.1, whole genome shotgun sequence, one region contains:
- the DEK gene encoding protein DEK isoform X2, producing MSSVDSSKEDTMSEKTDEKQPETENKAEESDEDEEEEEEEEEEKEKSLIVEGKREKKKVDRLTMQVSSLQKEPFTVTPGKGQKLCEIERIQFFLSKKKTDELRNLHKLLYNRPGTVASLKKNVGQFSGFPFEKGSDQYKKKEEMLKKFRNAMLKSICEVLDLERSGVNSELVTRILNFLMHPKSSGKPLPKSKKPQSKGGKKERSSSGTARKAKRTKCPEILSDESSSEEDEKKEKDESSEEKESEDEPPRKASKREKSKKMTSKTKKAVKGANVKKADSSTTKKNQNSSRKESESEDSSDDEPLIKKLKKPPTDEELKETVKNLLANANLEEVTMKQICKEVYEKYPSYDLSDRKDFIKKTVKEVKT from the exons ATGTCTTCTGTTGATTCCTCAAAAGAAGATACAATGTCAgaaaaaacagatgagaaacaacctgaaactgaaaacaaagctgaggaaagtgatgaagatgaagaagaggaggaggaggaggaagaagaaaagg AGAAGAGTCTCATtgttgaaggaaaaagagagaagaagaaggTTGACCGACTGACCATGCAAGTTTCCTCACTGCAGAAGGAACCTTTTACAGTTACACCAG gaaaaggacaaaaactCTGTGAAATTGAGAGGATACAGTTCTTTctgagtaaaaagaaaacagacgAACTTAGGAACCTGCACAAACTTCTCTACAACAGACCAGGCACT GTTGCATCCCTAAAGAAGAATGTGGGTCAGTTCAGTGGGTTTCCATTTGAAAAAGGAAGTGACCAAtataaaaagaaggaagaaatgttaaaaaa ATTTAGAAATGCAATGTTGAAAAGTATCTGTGAAGTTCTTGACTTGGAAAGATCAGGAGTTAACAGTGAGCTTGTAACCAGAATATTAAACTTCCTAATGCATCCAAAATCTTCTGGCAAG CCATTGCCAAAGtccaaaaaaccacaaagcaaagGTGGCAAAAAAGAGCGGAGTAGCTCTGgaacagcaagaaaagcaaaacgCACCAAGTGCCCAGAGATCTTGTCAGATGAATCCAGTAgtgaggaagatgaaaaaaaggaaaaggatgagtcttcagaagaaaaagaaagtgaagatgAG cCCCCTAGAAAAGcatctaaaagagaaaaatctaaaaagatGACTTCTAAAACCAAGAAAGCTGTGAAGGGTGCAAATGTCAAGAAGGCAGACAGCAGCACTACTAAGAAAAACCAGAACAGTTCTAGAAAAG AAAGCGAATCTGAGGATAGTTCAGATGATGaacctttaattaaaaaactgaagaaacCACCCACAGATGAAGAACTGAAGGAAACTGTCAAGAATTTGTTGGCCAATGCAAACTTGGAGGAGGTTACAATGAAACAAATCTGTAAGGAG gTGTATGAAAAATATCCTAGTTACGATTTATCTGACAGAAAAGACTTCAtcaaaaaaacagtgaaagagGTAAAGACTTGA
- the DEK gene encoding protein DEK isoform X1, which translates to MSSVDSSKEDTMSEKTDEKQPETENKAEESDEDEEEEEEEEEEKEKSLIVEGKREKKKVDRLTMQVSSLQKEPFTVTPGKGQKLCEIERIQFFLSKKKTDELRNLHKLLYNRPGTVASLKKNVGQFSGFPFEKGSDQYKKKEEMLKKFRNAMLKSICEVLDLERSGVNSELVTRILNFLMHPKSSGKPLPKSKKPQSKGGKKERSSSGTARKAKRTKCPEILSDESSSEEDEKKEKDESSEEKESEDEPPRKASKREKSKKMTSKTKKAVKGANVKKADSSTTKKNQNSSRKESESEDSSDDEPLIKKLKKPPTDEELKETVKNLLANANLEEVTMKQICKEVYEKYPSYDLSDRKDFIKKTVKELIS; encoded by the exons ATGTCTTCTGTTGATTCCTCAAAAGAAGATACAATGTCAgaaaaaacagatgagaaacaacctgaaactgaaaacaaagctgaggaaagtgatgaagatgaagaagaggaggaggaggaggaagaagaaaagg AGAAGAGTCTCATtgttgaaggaaaaagagagaagaagaaggTTGACCGACTGACCATGCAAGTTTCCTCACTGCAGAAGGAACCTTTTACAGTTACACCAG gaaaaggacaaaaactCTGTGAAATTGAGAGGATACAGTTCTTTctgagtaaaaagaaaacagacgAACTTAGGAACCTGCACAAACTTCTCTACAACAGACCAGGCACT GTTGCATCCCTAAAGAAGAATGTGGGTCAGTTCAGTGGGTTTCCATTTGAAAAAGGAAGTGACCAAtataaaaagaaggaagaaatgttaaaaaa ATTTAGAAATGCAATGTTGAAAAGTATCTGTGAAGTTCTTGACTTGGAAAGATCAGGAGTTAACAGTGAGCTTGTAACCAGAATATTAAACTTCCTAATGCATCCAAAATCTTCTGGCAAG CCATTGCCAAAGtccaaaaaaccacaaagcaaagGTGGCAAAAAAGAGCGGAGTAGCTCTGgaacagcaagaaaagcaaaacgCACCAAGTGCCCAGAGATCTTGTCAGATGAATCCAGTAgtgaggaagatgaaaaaaaggaaaaggatgagtcttcagaagaaaaagaaagtgaagatgAG cCCCCTAGAAAAGcatctaaaagagaaaaatctaaaaagatGACTTCTAAAACCAAGAAAGCTGTGAAGGGTGCAAATGTCAAGAAGGCAGACAGCAGCACTACTAAGAAAAACCAGAACAGTTCTAGAAAAG AAAGCGAATCTGAGGATAGTTCAGATGATGaacctttaattaaaaaactgaagaaacCACCCACAGATGAAGAACTGAAGGAAACTGTCAAGAATTTGTTGGCCAATGCAAACTTGGAGGAGGTTACAATGAAACAAATCTGTAAGGAG gTGTATGAAAAATATCCTAGTTACGATTTATCTGACAGAAAAGACTTCAtcaaaaaaacagtgaaagag